The Candidatus Methanomethylicota archaeon genome contains the following window.
CCTAAACTCAGAAACAAACTTCGCAAGAGACGAACCCAAACCAAAATCCGAAACAAGCTGAAAGAAAGATGCAAGCAAAGTCAAACCAGCCAAAACACCAACATCAACCTGACTCACACACCTTGTTAAAAAGGAATACCCCAAAACACCAATAAACATAGACAAAACATTCTGAACAGCAAGATAAAAATAACCAAAAACAACAGTTCTCTCATCAACAAACACGCCATAATCACCCATACCAAATCCCACGTATACCGTGCAACTCAATCCACACTCATATTCAATTCTTAAATCCGTAACCTAACCCATAATACCTAAAACCAAAAATCTTAACTACACCTGGGTCCAACACCCTCCTCACATCAATTATTATAAAACCTACCCTAACTTCATTCTTCAGCAATGGAAGTATACCTCTCATCATAGGTTTCAACCCATTACAACTCCAAATTAAATAAAGCGCATCACAATATCCACAATCCTCCTAGCAACACAACCATCACCAAAAAGATTCTCACGAAATCTTCTAACAATTACATCCTATTGCTTTAAACTTCAACTTCCTAGAATAAACATTTGAATCATATATTCTCCTACCATCCACAACCACTGGATTCCTCATAAATCTTATGAAATCCTCTGGTTTAAGCTTCCTAAATTCATCCCACTCAGTAACAATAATTGCACATTCCGAATTCTTCAAGCACTCTTCAACGCTATTAGCATACTCAACATCCCCACCAAAAATTCTCTTAGCATTATCCATGGCCTTCGGATCATAAACAACCACTTTAGCCCCCTCCTCAACAAGCCTCCTAACAATCCTTATTGATACTGCATCCCTCATATCATCAGTTCCAGGTTTAAATGCCAATCCCAAAACAGATACCCTCCTCCCACGAAAATCTCCAATAAGCTCCCTAGCCAACTCAACAACCCTATACGGCTGGCTTCTATTAACCTTCAACGTAGCCTCTACGAGTGGTAGCTCCACACAATTCTTAATTGCATAGTCTAATAGGGCTTCTAGGTCCTTCTTGAAGCAGCTTCCACCCCAACCTGCACCAGCCTTAAGGAATAGTGGGCCAATCCTCCTATCAAGACCAATCCCTCTAGCAACAATCTCAACATCTGCTCCAGGAATTTTTTGGCATAGGTTTGCAATCATATTTATGAAGCTAACCTTCATAGCCAAAAACGAGTTATTAGCATACTTAATCAACTCAGCATTAACGGGGCTGGTCCTAATAATTGGTGGAAGATCATCACCATAAAACTCCCTATAAATTTCTTCGAGGAAGTCTCCAGACCTCTTATCAACCTCCCCAATGATTATCCTATCAGGCTTAAATGTATCTTCAACAGCATTCCCCTCCCTAAGGAATTCTGGATTCATACATAACCCAAACCCATCACCACACCTCCTCCCAGAAGTTTCCTCAATAATCCTCCCAACAACATTCTCAGTTGTGGTGGGTTGAACTGTACTCTTAACAACAATAAGATGCCACCCACTCTTCAAGCGTAATGCTTCACCAATCATCCTAGACGCACTCTTAACATATGTTAAGTCTATGCTACCATCATCCCTACTAGGCGTCCCAACAGTTATGAATGTGACTTCGGAGTTTAAGACTGCCGTTTTCGGGTCCTTCACAGCCTTCAAATACCCCTCCTCAACAGCCCTCCTCAACAGTTCATCCAGTTTGGGTTCGAAGAATGGTGCCCTACCACTATTCACAGCATCAACCTTAGATTCATCCACATCATAGCAGATAACTTTAAACCCCCTTGAAGCTAGGCATGTTGCGGTCGTTAAACCCACGTATCCTAATCCGAAGAATGATATCCCCCTAACCATTCAATTGCCTCCTAAACCATTCTATCGTATACTTCAATCCATCCTCCAAGCTTATTTTTGGCTCCCAGTTTAATAGTTTTCTGGCTTTACTTATGTCTGGGCATCTCCTCCTAGGATCGTCTGGTCTAGCTTCTGTGAAGACGATTTTTGAGGATGAGCCTGTCAACCTTATTATCATCTTCGCAAGATCAATTATTTTCACTTCATTTTGGCATCCAATATTCACAACCTCACCCCTCACATCATCATTTATAAGCATCTTGATTAATGCGTTGACCGTGTCTGTTACGTATGTGAAGCTTCTCGTCTGCATTCCATCACCATGAATTGTTATAGGCTCATTCCTCAAAGCTTGCATTATGAATCTTGGGATAACCCTAGCATATCTCGACTCGGGGTCTAATCTTGGGCCATACGAATTGAATATCCTTGCAACTCTAACATCAACGCCATACTGCCTATAATAAGCCATACATAAAGCTTCACCAAACCTCTTAGACTCATCATAACAACTCCTCAAACCAATTGGGTTAACTCTACCCCAATAATCTTCAGGTGTGGGTATGATTTCAGCGTCACCATAAACCTCGGAGGTAGAAGTGTAGAGCACTATTGAGCCTTTCCTTGCAGCTTCAAGGCAATTCAACAATCCAAGGCTGTTTGGAAGCATGGTTTCCACAGGCCTCCTCATGTAATCGTCTGGTGATGGTAGACTTGCACCATGAACGATGAAGTCAAACCCCTCCGGATGATACTCTGAAATATCGGCTTTAATGAATTTGAAGTTCCCATATCTTTTCAAGTGCATTATGTTCTCAACCCTACCAGTTGATAGGTTGTCTAGGCATGATACATTGGCTCCAAGCATTATGAGTGCTTCGCAGAGCCAGCTACCTAGGAATCCTGCACCCCCCGTTACAAGTATCCTCCTACCCCTAAACAAATCCCCACTAAACTGGCTTACAATTAGTTCAACGCTCATTTCCCCTCACCCAGAGAATATTCATGGGAAAGCTTTATAGCCTCCCAATAAGTTTCAGGCGTACCGATATCAAGCCTAAGCTCATCAGAATTAAGCTTAACAGCCACAACCCTACGACCACGATCAATAAGACCTTGAATTGCATCAGTAAGCTGAATCTCACCACCAACACCAGGGCCAAGCCCCTCCAAAACATCAAAAACCTCAGACCTAAAAATATAGAATGGCATTATAGCGAGATTCGATGGAGGCACAGTAGGCTTCTCAACAACCCTCAAAACATTAAAAACATCGCCAGAACCCTCCACAACAGCCACACCATAACCCCTAGGATTAGAAACCTCCTGCAAAAGCAGAACAGCTGAAACATCCTCGGAAAATGCATCAACCATCCTCCTAATAAATGAATTACCCTCAGAAATAATATACGTATCACCAGCACAAACCATGAAAGGCTCACCCCCAACAAAAAACCTAGCCACAAGAACAGCATGACCAAAACCCCTAGGCTCAGGCTGATTAATAAAAGCAATCCTAGAATCCTCAACCATACGATAAAACCTACCAAGCTCAACAGCCAAACCACTCTTACCCCTATCATTAAGCCTCCTAACAAAATCCCAATCAGGCGTAAAATGATCCTCAACACTCCTCTTACCACGACCAACAACAAAACAAAAATCCCTAAAACCAAAACAATACAACTGCTCAAACAAAGCCTGAAGAAGAGGCTTCAAAACAACACCATCCACACCCCTAACAAAAATCGGCAACATCTCCTTAGGAAGCTCCTTACTCATAGGCAAAAGCCTAGTACCAAGACCAGCAGCAGTAACAACAACCTTCCTAACAACCAAACAAAATCACATCCACAAAAACTCTATCAAAATTTAATTTAAGATTTTTCGTAACAAAATTCTATAGTTCTAAAAAGGATTTCCTTAGTTTTCCATTTCGTTTTTCATCGTCATGTTCATCCTAAGACTTATTCACTTAGCTATTCCCAAATATTGTAAAATTTCCACTCCTATTAACCTAAATACTTCTTTCTCTCTTCCTCAGCTTTTTCAAACATATCTATTGCTTCCCGTGTCTTCCCCCATTCAACAAATTTTTCAAGACCCTGTTTCAAGCTGTACCTTGGTTCGAATTTGAGTTCTCTTTTAATCTTCGATATGTCAGCGAAATCATGCCTATTATCGCCTACC
Protein-coding sequences here:
- a CDS encoding UDP-glucose/GDP-mannose dehydrogenase family protein — encoded protein: MVRGISFFGLGYVGLTTATCLASRGFKVICYDVDESKVDAVNSGRAPFFEPKLDELLRRAVEEGYLKAVKDPKTAVLNSEVTFITVGTPSRDDGSIDLTYVKSASRMIGEALRLKSGWHLIVVKSTVQPTTTENVVGRIIEETSGRRCGDGFGLCMNPEFLREGNAVEDTFKPDRIIIGEVDKRSGDFLEEIYREFYGDDLPPIIRTSPVNAELIKYANNSFLAMKVSFINMIANLCQKIPGADVEIVARGIGLDRRIGPLFLKAGAGWGGSCFKKDLEALLDYAIKNCVELPLVEATLKVNRSQPYRVVELARELIGDFRGRRVSVLGLAFKPGTDDMRDAVSIRIVRRLVEEGAKVVVYDPKAMDNAKRIFGGDVEYANSVEECLKNSECAIIVTEWDEFRKLKPEDFIRFMRNPVVVDGRRIYDSNVYSRKLKFKAIGCNC
- a CDS encoding SDR family oxidoreductase; this translates as MSVELIVSQFSGDLFRGRRILVTGGAGFLGSWLCEALIMLGANVSCLDNLSTGRVENIMHLKRYGNFKFIKADISEYHPEGFDFIVHGASLPSPDDYMRRPVETMLPNSLGLLNCLEAARKGSIVLYTSTSEVYGDAEIIPTPEDYWGRVNPIGLRSCYDESKRFGEALCMAYYRQYGVDVRVARIFNSYGPRLDPESRYARVIPRFIMQALRNEPITIHGDGMQTRSFTYVTDTVNALIKMLINDDVRGEVVNIGCQNEVKIIDLAKMIIRLTGSSSKIVFTEARPDDPRRRCPDISKARKLLNWEPKISLEDGLKYTIEWFRRQLNG
- a CDS encoding NTP transferase domain-containing protein; translated protein: MVVRKVVVTAAGLGTRLLPMSKELPKEMLPIFVRGVDGVVLKPLLQALFEQLYCFGFRDFCFVVGRGKRSVEDHFTPDWDFVRRLNDRGKSGLAVELGRFYRMVEDSRIAFINQPEPRGFGHAVLVARFFVGGEPFMVCAGDTYIISEGNSFIRRMVDAFSEDVSAVLLLQEVSNPRGYGVAVVEGSGDVFNVLRVVEKPTVPPSNLAIMPFYIFRSEVFDVLEGLGPGVGGEIQLTDAIQGLIDRGRRVVAVKLNSDELRLDIGTPETYWEAIKLSHEYSLGEGK